GATTGTACAGGTGGTCAAGAGGTGAAACAAACTTTCTCCCGGAGCAATGTCCCAACCAATCATAATTCAGGAAGTTTTGAGCAGTTGAAAACATCTCGATTCCTTTCCACTCTGCGGTGTGGAATTTGTGGTTGTGAGTTCGTAAACCGGACTAATATTTAATGAAGTGCACGGTTCGATTTGCGTAATCTTGTttgattaattaaccctttttgtgctattttgattattttgttGACGCTTTGACAAACTTTTCACATTGTAAACGGTATTGCAAAAAGACAAATCGGCATATGTTAATTCCGTCTCAGCCAGAGTGTAAAGATAAACAACATTAAATCGAAATTCCGGTGTTAAACCCCGCAAAAAGCCCCAGCAAACATCAGTCAATCTTTTATTTTCACGCTTGTGATTATTAAAACGCAGCTTGTTTGCGGACAATGGAAAAATTTTGTGTTCCTTTGGGAACCAATGAAAAAACGCACTGCAAGAATTGctaagaaataataataataataactcaGTTGGCGAGATTTGCATAATGCAGCAAAATAGAAGATCGTTAACCAACGACTATCGCTAGCGAAGCCGAAATGCGAAAGGGATAGACAAGACTTTTCCTTTCATCGGCTTTGTCTTTTAAATTAAGCAACATTACGTGGAAAGATATTGCTGCTGACATTCAAAGTGAGTTGATCGCTGGACGAGTATGTTCGAAATCTTTGGGATCAATACTGCAGAGACCTTCTGATGTTACATTTATCTCAGAAACGCTATGGGTAACAGTCTTGTCATTTCTGCGAGGGGATTTCGACCAAGTATAAAGCTTCGAAGACCATATCACGTAGTCATGTTGGGGCTTGACAGAAGTGGGAAAACGGCAATTTTATACCGAAGCAAGTGGAATGACTGGAAGGAAAGAATCCTTCCAACTCCAGTATTTAACGTCGAGACGGTTTTCACGACGAAAGACGCGAGATTGAAAATTTGGGATGTTAGTGGAAAAGAGCACATTCGCCCGCTATGGAAGGCTTACGCTCGTCAAACCGATGCCATCATTTTCGTTGTCGACAGTGCAAACCAAGATAGCATGGACGAAGCGAAGGAGGAGTTGCACAATCTTGTCAATTCTGCTGAAATCAACGGTGCGCCGATATTGGTGTTTGCAAACAAGCAAGATTTACACAATGCTTTAGCACCGTTAGAACTTACAGAGAAATTATCTCTTCCTTATCTTAATTCGAGACATTTGTGGTATCTGCAGCCAACTTCCGCTGTCCGTGGAGATGGAATTATGGAGGGTCTTAGAATTCTGTCTGACATGATAGCCCAGTGGAAGGCTGACCTTAAAAACTCGAAGAGCAACAGACGTATTCGTAAAAGGAAATTATCGACTTCGCGTAGCATTTCAGCGAACAATATTTTATgatgaaaactgaaaattttcaTCCAAAATAGCTTATGTCAGCCAGCTCGAAGTTCTAATAATTCTTTGTGTTCTGTATTGGCTGTTACAGAATTCTGTTTCAGCTAAAATATCCGACAGAAAATAGTACCCTCGTCGTTTCTTCAGTTGAAGGAAAGGTTTCCTACATTTTTCCAGTGTGTCTTTAGCGAAACTAAAATTGCAATCTCTCACTTTCTTCTAAACAAACCGTTGGAAAGCTTTGTAACAAGTTAAAAAGGCCGAAAGGCAACACAAGCTGACAAGCGTTCAATAGCTGTTCAGTCTTGTTGTTCGTTTGCTTGTTCAACCGCTTGTTCAACGACTCTTATGTTATGTATTCGTTACCCATTTCAGCCTGCATTTTTGTGATGGCAGAAATGCGAATTAGCATCCACATCCttacattttttatttgaaattattCTACTCGTCTCTATAAATTTATCTTTTAAGTGAGCCGGGGAGTACATCGCAAACAGTTGATATTTAGGTTTAACATGTGCTCGTATCAGCCTTGTTTGAACACAAAAGCATATCACGGACGTGGTCATTGCTTGAACAGAGTGTCTATATTTATTTAGGCGACAAACCGGTAATACAGATAGGGATTTTAAAAGTACTGAAAAGAGAACTTCTCAACTTTCCAGGTTGAATTCTTCCttttcattattgcattctttttattttaatattaaGATGATAAATTATTTATACTTTTACCAAGACCTGCTTCGCGCCAGAACTTccgtttatttaatatttagaaACTGTATCATTCCACTTTGTGAGAACGATGGCTTGCGTTTTGATGAATAAACGTCTACAGAATCGGGCAGTATGTTTCCTTTTCGTATCTTTTTATGAAAAGACCATAAAAGCAAGCTCTTTGGAATCATAATGCAGATGACAAATGCAACTATTCAGTATATTTGTCTATACATTGTACATAATACCATAGATATGAGTATCTTTTAGTTTTTGGGCAGTTATTACTCAGTTTCGTTCTAAGTTTGTTTAAGTTAAGTTTTTCATCGTAATTTTAGTtcgccaagtgctggagcctcactcaaactCAAGCTCAAGCCTGTCAAGTCCGTCGTCACAGACTATTGGGGCGCTTTAGCAAacacaacggcgacggcaacgagaacgtcacaaatttgcatatttagtgggcaaaaataatagctttgcacgtgcatatttcatttttgtctatttctttgccacCGCCAGCAAAACGGCAACGTGAAATAggcaaatttgaggttttatggagaacgtcagcacttgggagataaatgtttattttctcccctaaattaataACGGTTTTATTCCTGAGCGACTGCCACACCttcgtcatattaaaaagcttgaaaTAGTCTTGAAGTGATTGCAATGACGCGAAATTATGATTTTAgatgacgttgtcgttgctaaagctccctatgggccgatttacacgatacgattttgtcgcatgcgacaagctcacgacaggcctacgacatgactttacgattgtcgcagcgttttaaaatgctacgacatttttgcagacgtacacaacaatcgtaaatcatgtcgtgggactgtcgtaagccgttgtcgcatgcgacaaaatcgtacccTGTAAggcccgatttacacggtacgactttgtcgcatgcgacaacggcttacgacaggcccacgacatgatttacgattgttgtgtacgtcagaaaaaatgtcgtagcattttaaaacatgttttaaaacgctgcgacaatcgtaagtcatgtcgtaggcctgtcgtgagcttgtcgcatgcgacaaaatcgtatcgtgtaagggccgatttacacgatacgattttgtcgcatgcgacaagctcacgacacgTCTACgccatgacttacgattgtcgcagcgttttaaaacgtgttttaaaatgctacgacattttttctgacgtacacaacaatcgtaaatcatgtcgtgggcctgtcgtaagccgttgtcgcatgcgacgaagtcgtaccgtgtaaatcggccctaaatcggccctattatcgttaattttagacactgtgtcccaggacttgtgggaAATGGTCATGTTTGTTTGGACGACCCAAGTAAATGGacacaggactcgaacctgggaatgttgatcaatttaacccgtcacctaaccgcttgaccaccacaccgctagctgctcagtGACAATATTTTTAACACTATTAACTTGATAATGCTGAGCCTTCGtgttagcattttcttgtttctcagagaAGGATTTTACGTGAGCTTTAGAGAACTTCACGAATCTATCGCTCGCCATTTTTCACTGACTGTTTGCACAGGCAACCAtgcaaaggcgggaaatgacgtcatcaatatcCCCATTAGTGAGGATATGGAAAATGCGCCACCCGAGTACCGGTTGTAGTTTCGTATGAACGTTGTGAGTGGTGttaaaacactcctgtctatataataaatcaCGATTTCGCAACGCGTTTGTCTGGCTgaagaaagaaacttttcaaagtattcttttaaaattttagctcatTTTTACCTGTTATGCTCGGATGCTCTCAAAGGAGAGAGAGTCAAGCTAGAGTAAGAATTTTCATGTTGACAAAGGAGCCTTCTTTGTTTTGGCTGGGTACCCTGTTCCTACTTTCCACCCTTTCAGTCATTTTCAGTCATGTGATTCTGAAGCCGAGAGATACAGTTgatggttgagcatcgggctgtcatgcgtgACGTTGCGGGTTTAAATACCCGGCAGGATCAATACTCagaatcttaaaataactgaggagaaagtgctgtctttataatttcatctgcaaatggtttgactttcaagtattctcggataaggactacaaACAGGTGtacaaaccgtaggccccgtctcacaaatatcttccctgtgggacgttaaagaaccaaCACACCAGTCGATAAGAGTAgggagtccccggtgttgtggctgtcctgccCTCTCCAGCAGAATTGGCTGGTTTGGTGTGATGTCGTCAAAAATGCTTGGCCACCTAGGCAAAAACAGGACTTTGCCGATTGCTGGAACGTGTAGATGTCGATGATACCTGTGTTCATTCACACGAAGTAACGACGCTACACGCTACCTTGTTACTTGTTTTGGTCCTGATTGTTGTAAGGATAAAAATAAACGTCGAAATGCCTGATTTATACCTGTGGATTTGATCTTGCAATATTTTGCTTATACAAAACTGAATAATGAGCGCGCTTCAGAGTCCATGGGAACATAAGCACTGACTCACAAGTCACATAAGTATTTGAGGTGGAGGGTTAGGAatcgggggtggaagctgaataatgaataatgaataacgagtataaataaaaaatgaataatgaataattgggTCTGAAAACGCCGGAATATTGAATAACGCAGTTAATGTGCcagtggaataatgaataataatgaataatgaataacctacaaaaatttaaaaagaataattaataATCCGAActaaacacacaaagaataatgaataatcgaggaccaattattcagcttccacccccgatTAGGAACTTTTTTGTTACAAAGGTGCGGTCTCGGCTACCTAACGGGATTTTTCTGAAAGATGTTATACCAAGCAGTAGTGTAAAGGCCTTtatttctgtaaaaaaaaaaacaacaaagtaTACTTATCATTGTCTAACTGCAAAATAAAGGAATTGAACTCCCCTTCCCtctgcttcattttttttttttcaatcctcTGTCTCTGAGGGGCTGTGATTCGTAATCATTGTGCTGCATACagaaggggtggcgaatggtaaaatccgaGGCTCGCCGAGATCCTAGTTAAAAATCCGAGCCCGAGACTCCTTGGTAAAAAGTTTCGAGATTCAAAAAGGGTAAaaacaaaccatgcaaaaacGAGACTTCGAGACTTATCAAAAACGCTTTCGAGATTTCGAGATCCTGCTAAAATTTTCgaggtaccattcgccaccccttatAGAGAAATGGCAAAGCGCGAAGTGCAATTTTCACATTGCAGACAGTACTTTTgcccaaattttcaaacttcGTACCTTCAAGATTAAAAATACAGAAGACACTAAGTAATACGAgcgtgatgacgtcacgtctATGTCGACGTTCCCTAATGTTCTCATTCATCGCGCACGTTTTTGAAATACGTAGCACTGTTCATAATCGGTTAACTCTGGATAGCAGTAGACAGGGCTGTATTTATAAATTAATGCATCGTCTTCTTCCTGCTTGTTTGGAAAATGATGGCCGCTGAGACGAGctgcaaagaaaaattaaaaaaaaaaacggaaaagatAAGGTCCTTTTTTGGATGAAGAGATGCATTTTTTGATGTTGGTTTGGAGTAATCCTTGTAGCTATTCCAGACTGCTAAGGCCCTCCCAGCAAGGaagcaggggggggggggggaagtccTTTTTCCCTTTAAacatttgcttgtgttcccttgttcccagctttttgactCCCTACAATTGTTTATCTTTCCTTGTTCCTAagatattttgttcttttttccctgtttcccagttcaaattagccatgttctcttatTCCCCAAAACCCGTGGAAGGAACCTGGAAGGCCTCACTACTATATCTTTGTCCCTATATACTGTTTCGTTCTCCAATCACAGAACGTGTCTCCAAAGCTACAGAAAAGCTCGCCTTTTCCCCTTCCCTTGGTCCTTTGCGCGCGCTCTTGTTCCTTGAAAAAAAGAGAGACGTCTGGGAACGAGGCAGCTACAGGTTCTTAGTGATTTGGGGATACCCGGAAAAACGCTCTACCACTGCGCTATATAAGAGGCCAGAAAGTCGGTTCTAGTAAAAATTATTGTCCCGCTAAACCGCTTGGATTCAAATTATCGAATGGTGCACTCTCACATGGTGAGTAGAGGATACTCGGGAGTTGAACCCTCAAgataatttcatttattttgtttttgttgggaCAAAACTCGGAAAAAGTAGCTAATTCTATTTCCATTCTCTCCACCCATGGGTGCAGAAGGCAAAAATGCCTTTGGCTGCACTTTTGTGGTTCTTGTTAACGCCTAGTTCCCATATGTCAAGAAAATCCCAGACGACTGGgcatttcgcagtttcccgaccgtcccagattttgccgactaataaaaccataaatcgtagacatccccgataatctgggatggtcggggacgaatcggGAAATAGGAAGCGTTTCAAGGAAGCGTGCCTCACATTTTAGCGATCACCAGCGATCATTCCCGACATacgaaaactcaaatttgtagtGTCGGGAGACCTCGGGGATGGCTTTAGTTACCAATCCTCAGTTTTTGGCGCACTTTCCACTTTCCGCGCAACAAGTTTTCGAGAGTGGAATTACGATGATCATATAATATCACCCAGCGTTGAGTATATGAAAATCATAATTACATGCCATATACAGTGGTCTaagtcccaggacttgtggtagcagataaaaagaaaagtaaaagtaGTCCCTGGACATGATTTGAACACGGAGCTTCGGCTTATAGGAACAGCTTCTGTTCACTAGACCACGATGAACAAGTCACAAAGTTTCTTTaatatttgttatttgttgcCTTGCATCTAGAATAGGATCACTATAATTCaataattaagcctaagcgcagattttaaaacggttagctttgtTTTAAGTGTGGCCTGACCTTCTCGTTAGTTGTGTAAAATAATTTGTTAGCGAGTGTTAGCGCATGTTTACAGCCTGGTGTTATGACAAATAAAGTAGATTATTGTGTCTAAAAATTTTATCGGATCAAGCGGCGACTCGGTGGTTTAGTGGTTAGGAGCGGTGACAGGTAAGCTAATAATCGTAGGTTCGAGTCCCGAGTCCGGATATCTGGGTATAATTTTAGAAGAAAAATGTTGAATTCCCAGAATTCCTTTCCAACTGTCAATGTCATGAAATAATGATAATCGTATACAGCTGTTtggagaaaggttgtccaaagcCGAAATTATGGAAAACGGTCAGTTTGAGTCAACAAAAACATGACGGCAGTGctatcgaaaacgtcacctagaaATACATGCTCATGCTGTGTTACTGACATTGAGATATaagtgagtttcaaaattcagtcaaatgatccagACCATGAATTAGTAACAAAGGGTTAGGATTCACAGAGAGAGCAAGATTCTGAATACTTTAACCCTGCTTATTTTATGTCGTGTTTCGCAgagaaagttaaagaaatgtacccaaaataattcaaattcattataatttattgaaacaaacaacaattgaaacaaattgccagacaacttcgatgcgacttcagtaaacactgtgatgccttcaaggcgttcgattccttcaatgtttgttaaatccataaaaaaatgccatttgatttcagtgttagatataataccaagttagtaaaatattagaaacaaagttcacttgatatccaacgacgaaaaatgaaattgttgtcgaagaccattactcgtcgctttaaagatttcagatatttatttttcaccgcctgtcttgttcatctaATTGacgtttcattcttgagctccatgagggtacaTTTTgcttaaagatccactaaaacgccattcgcgttacattgacgttcgacgccattgaaggttaacaagaattagtgaaatttccagactgtgcagagttgagtacaaataaatacaaaaagccagccaacagagatcacagatccacttaaggtgttcgattccttctgtctttgttgaacccatacgtcaccagagaaatttccatttggtttcagtgttgtacataacaccactcTTGGCAAAAAATTAGAAATACAggtcactttgatttcggctccaCGGGCggaagattgttgtcgaagtccattactcgtcgcttttaagattccatatatttatttttcaccgtctatcttgtttatccaattgacgttccattcttgagctccataagggtatagtttgtttaaagatccactaaaatgccatCTGCGTTACAATGACGTCGaagccattgcaggttaattaagtATTCTGCTGTGTGCTCCAGAGAAATCAacgcattaccccaaccccctcaaGCCTAACAAAATACCTACAGAAGACTATGCACatagacaccacttagcagggaagtgacaggcaaggcTTTTACCTCCACTATCTGAGGGCCTAGAGCAGGCTAATTAAGCTACGTCTGCAGTGTCGATGCAGTGGAAAAAAGAGGAAATTGCAAAGGCGGAATAGTGAAATTCGGTTTGAACCATTTAACTCTTTGCTCAGAGAAATTAGCAGTCTTCATATTCGTtctatcatcatcattgtttttaaaattcatatcttttcTTGAGCAGCAGTCCTGCAAACTCACCTTGGTTGACAAAGAAATTCGCCATGTACTGAGTTACAAGAACTGCCTCCTTTGAATGATTTATGGCCTCTCTAGACGTCCACTCAAAAGAATTTTTCTCTGGATGCCACTGAGTGCCATAGAACGGATAATCATAAGCTGATAAAAGGACACAGTTGATTAAAAAGAGGTCGGTGCAaataaataggccatttccaagttcttgcttgcctcatcttcaaagcgagtctaagtgcgaaggttttgttgtgaaaattagtttttattcatatgttaagtagaactaattactatcaaaaaaacttcgcacttagactcgctttgaagaggaggcagacatgaactcggaaatggcctattggctTCGTGCCATCATAACCTGCACAAACTGCGCAAATTGACCACCACTATTAAACTCTGTTTCCAAGCACACCTCTACCTCCATGGCCATAGCCAGTACGAGGCAATCCAAGGCACTTGCCTTACTCATTTCTTTTctgcgatttttttaaaataatgggGATCCCAGTGCTTTCTTTAAATGTAGGCATCAAAAACACCCTAAATATCTACGAAGATAATTTACTGAAATACTCATCCATATTCAATAGCAGTTTTGACCAATCGGATAAATTTCTCCAGAAACGTGAGTAAGTTGTTGTACTTAGTAATTTACCCAACAAACCTAAAAGCCCGGGGAGGGATTTGAACGTGGCCCCAGGGTAATAGCAGGGTAAAGAGATGAACAATGGAACGCAAATGAACATGAAGCATTATATAATGGCACTAGTGGCTTCGTGTTCATTTGCATTTCATGACTCCGAtgactgaattttgaattttcgaCCTTGGAGGAACATTGCTCTTGTGAAGGTTCTTTTACGCTTTGCGGCTAACGTGAATAAAATTTTTATAAATTGCATGAATGACATTTCTTCAATTCCCAGGTGAACTGGACTGATGCGTCTTCTTGTGCAACACTAGGTAATTAGTTGTCCTTCATTGTTCAGGGTGTTCTTTGATTCCCAGgcgaatagaccatattcgtattcttcggtattggactggaactagcttgcaatggaggctaatgcaggggaatatattaaaaagtatttgcatttgaaaagattccccagcattagcctccattgcaagctagctCCATACGAATCTGGTCTATTTAGCTACATGTAGATCGGCTTTCAAGaaagaataatattattcttcTTTCCATCACGATTGGTCAAAATGGCTATTGAACATGGACAAGTATTTTAATCCATTAATAACAAGGGTGACAAGTTACCCTTAATTTAACATTTCACATTTAacatttataatttcacatgtgaaattacaactTTTCCTATAGTGCCAAAATGACGTCTTAAGAACATACCGGTAATTTGTCACCCaagatattaatagctaatcaaatggtacaCTCGTGAAATTAgagaataatttcacttgcgttttgcccaaaatcaaataatttccttcACCTAAAGGcttgggaaattatttgattttagACAAAATGCACGTGAAATTATTGCCTAATTTCACtcatcaccatttgattacccatacttaAAACACCCACGTGTTTTATGACATATAAAAAATCCTGAGGGCAAAAAAAACTCCTCTTTGTGTATTAAATAGTTAATAAATTATGGCCATTGCCTCagttgaaaaattttttttctggctacagCCCTgacctataataataataatagtttattaacTTCTCTTGTAGTATTACATACTAAATTATTGAACTAGAATATGGGATGTTATAAGAATATAAAATCTATTTAAAATCATGTACAatatacaagaaaaataaaatatttacacaaAATATATAAACATAAAAAGTTCTCAGTTCGTTTGATTTTACACTTTTCACAatatacaagaaaaataaaacatttacacaaaatatttaaacataaaaaagtCCTCAGTTCGTTTAGTTTTACACTTTCAcagattgtaaataaataaatatggtcTTTCAAGTTCCTTAGGCCATATGGGCAATTGGAGCCAACCCTCCCATTGCTATGCTAGCAAATCAAACCCAAGCCTGTAAGATGAGGCTGAATTTGCTTGATGAAACCCAtactattgttggttttcactcacatgatcaacagccatgtttttcatcgaaaacaaaagaaaacgtttgcataataatagagttcaattcccagaggattgggTTGGGACACAAATATGgctgccgtttctttgtttaggggcacaaaCATGGCAGCTGTGGTGTCATGTGAAAACAGAGAATTGGTATAGCCCGGAGTGAATGCTTGCAGCATCATTTTTTCTTTACTGAATGGCAATGGGTCGGGGCAAAGACAAAGACACCATGTCAGTCAAGCAACAGAAGAGGGAAAATTGAGGCAACGCTTCTCATTAAACAGTATACTTGCCAAGTGTCACACTCTGCAGATCTAAATTTCCCTCTTATGTCCACTCATGCCAATGGGGAAAGTCTGAGCTATTTACTGTAAGGCCTCAACTGACACCGTACACTTTGAATAAAACCTAATTTAAAATCTCTCGGAaccaaggccaaaaaagagaagtCAAGATGATTTATCCCAGGTCACACCTCCCTGTGACTTGGAAAACATCAGCAGGAGTACAAAGAGGGATGATGAATGGTAAAATCCAAGACTCGCCGAGACGCAGAGAATCTTGTTTGCAAATCTGAGACACATGCAAGACTTCACACCGAAATAAAAGCAATATAAACGAGACTTCAAGACTCTTCACAAAGGTTATCAAGATTTTAGAGTTTGCGAGtgccaagattttggaagtACAACTCGCCACCCCTACAAAGGTAAGGTACTGTTACAGTATTACCTTCAATTGTGGAGAcaaactctttttttccttctttgtcTCTGTTTGTCGAAAGTAGCCGGAAAAATTTATTGAGTGCTTTGTTACTGTGGTATTCCTGAAAAAGAAACACTGCTTtaaaacatgaaattaattaaaatattaaaacctAAACTTAATAATGTCAGTGGTGTCATGAAGGCTCCAAAGAGTTTTCAGGTGAGCACAAAGTGCATAGGCCACACATGAAAAATTATACTTGATCTATTTGCCTCAGCATATTGATCAAAACGGGTGACCAGAAATAAGCATTTGACATAAAATcacaaaactgaaaataaaatcCTGTTAGGAGTGGTGAGCTAGATGTCAAAagttttcaacaaaaattaTCAAGTGGAATTTGTTCATCTTCTAtagcatttttaaaaataactcAAGTTCCACTGGATATATTTTTTCTCATATCACACATTAGGTAAGGGAATTTAAAGGGATTGTTTTtaagatattttccgaaaacaGCTAGCTAATTGAGTTTATAAAGGGTCTTTTAAGCGCCattgtgaccaaaaaatcaattcttctttttctttgaattcaAAACTACCggtatgttaactaaacactacgTGACCCAAgtcttaagccttgatttcaaaaagacacctttctattttaactggaaatttcctatttaatggtctgccattactaactttaaaatcttgagagagctgaatcgaggagaaaatgacgtcaaagactcactaccggtagtttaagaatgcaatgtacGTGTgtgcgactgaattaatatgcagcacgggagttttgggctttcaggtTTTCAAACTGGTGtcttgcatacataataaaagctagtgagtaaattacgtcacttttccttagatccagccctctgaggtccagtcggtcagttttgaatgtgagtaatggcagaccatgaaatccaaaacttacactcaaagtaaacagcctttggacaaaaatcaatcacactttcaaaatctgaagaaaaaaatgtttccacTG
The genomic region above belongs to Montipora capricornis isolate CH-2021 chromosome 8, ASM3666992v2, whole genome shotgun sequence and contains:
- the LOC138059999 gene encoding ADP-ribosylation factor 6-like, translated to MGNSLVISARGFRPSIKLRRPYHVVMLGLDRSGKTAILYRSKWNDWKERILPTPVFNVETVFTTKDARLKIWDVSGKEHIRPLWKAYARQTDAIIFVVDSANQDSMDEAKEELHNLVNSAEINGAPILVFANKQDLHNALAPLELTEKLSLPYLNSRHLWYLQPTSAVRGDGIMEGLRILSDMIAQWKADLKNSKSNRRIRKRKLSTSRSISANNIL